The following are from one region of the Haloactinomyces albus genome:
- the mltG gene encoding endolytic transglycosylase MltG, protein MSDDLGLFADDAGDPQRYGRREARAERDRFRRRRRRRIVTAVAGLFALLIVGGGALYGTSQLLKIGSYENYEGSGSGEAVIEVERGDTISAIGRTLAEHDVVASATAFVEASRGNAEIGGIQPGFYLMKKKMSGASAVQRILSDKASVGRVEIRGGMRLEDQTRPNGDAVPGILSRLAEATCVGSGGPDTCVTSKEMRTAAAQADLAELGAPEWAVDPASAAKAERRLEGLIMPGIYHVEPGSSAEEVLSSVLTASKAKLQAAGMPDTAEGTGFSPYEILTMASLIQSEAIKKDFGKVSRVIRNRLETDMPLQFDSTINYPLDKPTLLTDPSDRERPGPYNTYLNTGLPPTPISSPSEEAIDAAVNPTPGEWRYFVRCYKDGTSCFSETNEQHNAARRKAEARGAI, encoded by the coding sequence GTGAGCGATGATCTCGGCCTGTTCGCCGACGACGCCGGTGATCCGCAGCGGTATGGCCGTAGAGAGGCCCGTGCGGAGCGGGACCGTTTCCGGCGTCGCCGTCGCCGCCGTATCGTGACGGCCGTCGCGGGTCTGTTCGCTCTGCTGATCGTGGGCGGCGGTGCCCTGTACGGGACGAGTCAACTGTTGAAGATCGGCAGTTACGAGAACTACGAGGGTTCCGGCAGCGGCGAAGCGGTGATCGAGGTCGAGCGCGGTGACACCATCAGCGCGATCGGACGGACGCTGGCCGAGCATGACGTCGTGGCAAGTGCCACGGCATTCGTGGAGGCCTCCAGGGGCAATGCGGAAATCGGTGGTATCCAGCCCGGCTTCTACTTGATGAAGAAGAAGATGTCCGGGGCCAGCGCGGTGCAGCGGATCCTGTCCGACAAGGCCAGTGTGGGCCGGGTGGAAATCCGCGGTGGCATGCGCTTGGAGGACCAGACGAGGCCGAATGGTGACGCCGTACCGGGGATCCTGTCCCGCTTGGCCGAGGCCACCTGCGTCGGATCGGGTGGTCCGGACACATGTGTGACCAGCAAGGAGATGCGCACCGCGGCTGCGCAGGCCGATCTGGCCGAACTGGGAGCGCCGGAGTGGGCGGTCGACCCGGCCTCGGCCGCGAAGGCCGAGCGGCGGCTGGAGGGGCTGATCATGCCCGGCATTTACCACGTCGAGCCGGGAAGCAGTGCCGAGGAGGTGTTGAGTTCGGTGCTGACGGCATCGAAGGCGAAGCTCCAGGCCGCGGGGATGCCCGACACCGCAGAGGGAACCGGGTTCTCGCCGTACGAAATCCTCACGATGGCCTCGCTGATCCAGAGTGAGGCCATCAAGAAGGACTTCGGCAAGGTCTCGCGAGTGATCCGAAACCGGCTCGAGACGGACATGCCGCTGCAGTTCGACTCGACGATCAACTATCCGCTGGACAAGCCGACGCTGTTGACCGACCCCAGCGACCGCGAACGTCCAGGCCCGTACAACACGTATCTGAACACGGGGTTGCCGCCCACGCCGATCTCCTCGCCGAGCGAGGAGGCCATCGACGCGGCCGTGAACCCGACGCCCGGAGAATGGCGGTACTTCGTGCGGTGCTACAAGGACGGTACGTCGTGCTTCTCGGAGACCAACGAGCAGCACAATGCCGCTAGGAGGAAGGCGGAGGCACGTGGTGCTATCTGA
- a CDS encoding shikimate dehydrogenase has protein sequence MVLSDEVLSEQAPATVVRAGVVGSPIEHSLSPVLHGAAYTALGLEHWTYERIERDADGLRRLVDELGPEWVGLSVTMPGKRAALEMASAATDRAVAVGAANTLVRRSDGGWYADCTDVDGVTGALRSAAGFTSGRSGLLLGAGGTAAAALAAFAELGLSEVTLAVREPARATGVLDTAERVGLRVRTERLDSLDLSVASSAADVVVSTLPAGAVDAHARELTGAACLLDVIYHPWPTPLATAVQQAGGMLATGLDMLLHQAFGQVEQFTGYTAPRERMRAAMHTATGGAVPLPL, from the coding sequence GTGGTGCTATCTGACGAAGTGCTCTCCGAGCAGGCACCGGCCACGGTCGTTCGCGCGGGTGTGGTCGGCTCTCCCATCGAACATTCGCTGTCACCGGTGCTGCACGGAGCCGCCTACACCGCCCTGGGTTTGGAGCACTGGACCTACGAGCGGATCGAGCGCGATGCGGACGGCCTGAGGAGGCTGGTCGATGAGCTGGGTCCCGAGTGGGTGGGGCTGTCGGTGACGATGCCCGGCAAGCGTGCGGCACTGGAGATGGCTTCGGCGGCCACCGATCGGGCGGTGGCGGTCGGGGCCGCCAATACCCTGGTGCGACGTTCCGATGGGGGTTGGTACGCGGACTGCACCGACGTGGACGGCGTGACCGGCGCGTTGCGTTCGGCGGCAGGCTTCACGTCCGGCCGTAGCGGGTTGCTGCTCGGGGCGGGCGGTACGGCTGCTGCGGCACTCGCGGCTTTCGCCGAACTCGGGTTGAGCGAGGTCACGCTGGCCGTCCGTGAACCCGCCCGCGCCACCGGAGTGCTGGACACCGCCGAGCGGGTCGGGCTGCGGGTCCGGACCGAACGGCTCGACTCCCTCGATCTGTCCGTGGCTTCCTCGGCTGCCGACGTCGTGGTCTCCACCCTGCCCGCGGGCGCGGTGGATGCGCACGCCCGGGAGTTGACGGGTGCGGCGTGCCTGCTCGACGTGATCTACCACCCCTGGCCGACCCCGTTGGCCACCGCGGTGCAGCAGGCCGGGGGAATGCTGGCTACCGGACTGGACATGCTGCTGCATCAAGCGTTCGGCCAGGTCGAACAGTTCACCGGGTATACCGCGCCACGGGAGCGGATGCGTGCTGCGATGCACACGGCGACGGGTGGTGCTGTGCCGCTCCCGCTGTGA
- a CDS encoding HPr family phosphocarrier protein — protein MPQRWVTVASKVGLHARPAAVLAKAAAAQSVNITICKDGCPPVEAGSILGLMTLGASHGDEVVLAAEGEGADAALDRIVELISTDLDEE, from the coding sequence ATGCCGCAACGATGGGTCACCGTGGCCAGCAAGGTGGGCCTGCACGCGCGTCCGGCCGCCGTGCTGGCCAAGGCCGCGGCAGCACAGTCGGTGAACATCACCATCTGCAAGGACGGCTGCCCTCCGGTTGAGGCAGGCAGCATCCTGGGGCTGATGACGCTCGGCGCCTCCCATGGCGACGAGGTCGTGCTCGCGGCCGAGGGCGAGGGCGCCGACGCGGCCCTGGACCGGATCGTCGAACTCATCAGCACCGATCTCGACGAGGAGTAG
- a CDS encoding PTS transporter subunit EIIC gives MSAGTPTATSGSRSRSFALLQRFGRSLMLPIAVLPAAALPLRLGQDDLLGAIPGLDTVAGVIGAAGGALFNNLPLLFAVGVAVGMARKADGSTALAGAVGYLVLAGVLWEMTGTEAGTVYNKGPYGVLGGIIAGLAAAFLWQRYHRVKLPPYLAFFGGRRFVPIVTSLAMLATGVLLGLIYPLFDAGLTAFGKAVTGSAVTGGGIYGFVNRLLVPVGLHHIPNSVVWFLTGDYQGQRGDIARFFAGDPTAGTFMTGFFPIFMFALPAAALAIYHCAKPAQRKLVGGVMLAGALTSFLTGVTEPLEFSFIFVAWPLLLVHAGLTGTSMALVNALDVHSGFFFSAGAIDYLLNFGIATRPLWLVPIGLGYAVVYYFLFRFIITKWNLPTPGREDDDQGVQSPDEQESGEQPGTRGEASDDSEPDRTPPPGNGHAGTTGTHESDTGSAGTT, from the coding sequence ATGAGCGCCGGAACTCCCACGGCAACGAGCGGTAGCAGAAGCAGGAGCTTCGCACTGCTACAGCGGTTCGGGCGGAGCCTGATGCTGCCCATCGCGGTCCTGCCCGCCGCAGCACTGCCGCTGCGCCTGGGACAGGACGACCTGCTCGGTGCCATTCCCGGTCTCGACACCGTGGCCGGAGTGATCGGTGCCGCCGGGGGCGCACTGTTCAACAACCTCCCACTGCTGTTCGCGGTCGGTGTGGCCGTCGGCATGGCCAGGAAGGCCGACGGATCGACCGCACTGGCGGGCGCGGTCGGCTACCTGGTGCTGGCGGGCGTGCTCTGGGAGATGACCGGCACCGAGGCAGGCACCGTCTACAACAAAGGTCCCTACGGGGTTCTGGGCGGCATCATCGCCGGTTTGGCCGCGGCCTTCCTGTGGCAGCGGTATCACCGGGTCAAACTTCCGCCCTATCTCGCGTTCTTCGGTGGACGCCGGTTCGTGCCCATCGTCACCTCGCTGGCCATGCTCGCCACCGGTGTGCTCCTCGGACTGATCTATCCGCTCTTCGACGCAGGCCTGACCGCCTTCGGCAAGGCCGTCACCGGCAGCGCGGTAACCGGTGGCGGGATCTACGGCTTCGTCAACCGGCTACTCGTGCCCGTCGGCCTGCATCACATCCCCAACTCCGTGGTCTGGTTCCTCACCGGCGATTACCAGGGACAACGCGGCGACATCGCCCGGTTCTTCGCCGGTGACCCCACGGCCGGGACCTTCATGACCGGTTTCTTCCCGATCTTCATGTTCGCCCTGCCCGCAGCCGCCCTGGCCATCTACCACTGCGCCAAACCCGCCCAGCGCAAGCTCGTCGGCGGCGTGATGCTCGCGGGCGCCCTGACCTCCTTCCTCACCGGGGTCACCGAGCCGCTGGAGTTCTCGTTCATCTTCGTGGCCTGGCCGCTGCTGTTGGTCCACGCCGGGCTCACCGGCACGTCGATGGCTCTGGTCAACGCACTGGACGTCCACTCCGGCTTCTTCTTCTCAGCCGGAGCCATCGACTACCTGCTCAACTTCGGCATCGCGACCAGGCCGCTGTGGCTGGTCCCGATCGGACTCGGATACGCGGTCGTCTACTACTTCCTGTTCCGGTTCATCATCACGAAGTGGAACCTGCCCACCCCCGGGCGCGAGGACGACGACCAGGGTGTGCAGAGTCCGGACGAACAGGAATCGGGTGAACAGCCGGGAACCCGAGGAGAGGCCTCGGACGACAGCGAACCGGACCGCACGCCCCCGCCCGGCAACGGCCACGCCGGAACCACCGGAACGCACGAGAGCGATACGGGCAGTGCGGGCACCACCTGA
- a CDS encoding glucose PTS transporter subunit EIIB, whose amino-acid sequence MVEDKAAAILAALGGGNNVVEIEPCITRLRCEVEDGSRVDETALKSAGAHGVMRQGSVVQVVVGPEADTLAGDIEDLL is encoded by the coding sequence GTGGTCGAGGACAAAGCTGCCGCGATCCTGGCCGCGCTCGGCGGCGGGAACAATGTGGTCGAGATCGAGCCGTGCATCACGCGACTGCGTTGTGAGGTCGAGGACGGTTCCCGGGTGGACGAGACCGCGCTGAAATCGGCGGGAGCACACGGAGTCATGCGCCAGGGTTCGGTGGTACAGGTCGTGGTGGGACCGGAAGCCGATACCCTCGCCGGGGACATCGAGGACCTGCTGTGA
- a CDS encoding PTS sugar transporter subunit IIA translates to MSIEVVSPVSGLAAPLGEVPDPVFSQAMVGPGMAVKPRGGRSAAVAPIAGTVATLHPHAFVISAGEGIAILVHLGIDTVKLTGEGFTVHAAQGDTVRAGQRIVSWDPTEVETHGLSSVCPVVALEAGTEMLGDLREDGQVLAGEAVFTVE, encoded by the coding sequence GTGAGTATCGAGGTCGTCAGCCCGGTCAGCGGCCTGGCCGCACCGCTCGGTGAAGTCCCCGATCCGGTGTTCTCGCAGGCGATGGTGGGTCCCGGGATGGCGGTCAAACCCCGGGGCGGGCGCAGTGCTGCGGTGGCTCCGATCGCGGGCACTGTGGCCACCTTGCATCCGCACGCCTTCGTGATCTCGGCCGGGGAAGGTATCGCCATCCTGGTGCATCTGGGTATCGACACCGTCAAGCTCACCGGCGAGGGGTTCACGGTGCACGCCGCGCAGGGCGACACCGTCCGGGCGGGGCAGCGGATCGTGAGCTGGGACCCGACCGAGGTCGAGACCCACGGACTCTCCTCGGTGTGCCCCGTGGTGGCGCTGGAGGCCGGCACCGAGATGCTCGGTGATCTGCGTGAGGACGGCCAGGTCCTGGCCGGTGAAGCGGTATTCACGGTGGAATAG
- a CDS encoding prepilin peptidase produces the protein MFGTGITVAFLGGIAGLGAGRCGTELLRRLRRGVRPPALCCEGGVALLWALVAVRIVAGALPLWWAAVPLLVGWLAVVLTTCDLLAGRLPDALTLSAYPATAAVLGLAACGGGVPGMASRALLGVVLFAGSYACVRLVSPSAMGAGDVKLAGSLGAVAGAVSPGAVLLTMAAAAVVTIAAAGVARRATVPHGPAMLLPAWLVTAFPSATSWQAGAW, from the coding sequence ATGTTCGGGACGGGAATCACGGTTGCATTCCTCGGTGGTATCGCGGGCCTGGGAGCGGGCCGGTGCGGGACGGAACTGCTCCGGAGGCTGCGGCGCGGAGTACGGCCGCCTGCGCTGTGCTGCGAAGGCGGTGTCGCGCTGCTGTGGGCCCTGGTGGCCGTCAGAATCGTGGCGGGTGCACTACCCCTGTGGTGGGCGGCGGTGCCGCTGTTGGTGGGCTGGCTCGCCGTGGTGCTCACCACCTGCGATCTGCTCGCGGGTCGCTTGCCGGACGCGCTGACGTTGAGCGCCTACCCCGCCACGGCCGCCGTGCTGGGACTGGCTGCTTGTGGCGGTGGGGTCCCCGGGATGGCTTCGCGAGCGCTGCTCGGCGTGGTGCTGTTCGCGGGCTCGTACGCGTGCGTACGGCTGGTGTCGCCGAGTGCGATGGGGGCGGGTGACGTGAAACTGGCGGGCAGCCTCGGGGCCGTCGCGGGTGCGGTGTCCCCGGGTGCGGTCCTGCTGACCATGGCCGCTGCCGCCGTGGTCACCATCGCGGCGGCAGGTGTGGCCCGGAGGGCGACCGTCCCCCACGGTCCCGCCATGCTGCTGCCCGCGTGGCTGGTCACGGCCTTTCCCTCGGCGACGTCCTGGCAAGCCGGTGCGTGGTGA
- the aroC gene encoding chorismate synthase: MLRWMTAGESHGPALVAVLEGMVAGVEITTSDIATQLQRRKLGFGRSPRMNFEADELEVIGGLRHGRTQGGPIAIRIGNTEWPKWEQVMAADPVDPEALAALGRNEPLTRPRPGHADLPGMQKYGFDESRPVLERASARETAARVAVGTVARHFLRQTLGVELVSHVVGLGGVDADSDRLPGPEDLPAIDDNPVRAFGDTVTDRMMAEVDAAKSDGDTLGGVVEVIAYGLPPGVGSHVHWDRKLDARLAAALMSIQAIKGVEIGEGFANARRRGSRAHDEMYPSGGANWVSRASNRAGGLEGGMTNGEPLIVRAAKKPISSLPRALATVDVRTGEPAQAMHQRSDITAVPRAAVVAETMVALVLAEAAMEKFGGDSLAETRRNVEGYLTSLAERADDRKGQ, encoded by the coding sequence GTGCTGCGCTGGATGACCGCCGGAGAATCGCATGGCCCCGCCCTGGTTGCGGTGCTGGAGGGGATGGTGGCCGGAGTCGAGATCACCACCTCCGATATCGCCACCCAGCTTCAGCGTCGCAAACTCGGCTTCGGCCGGAGCCCGCGGATGAATTTCGAGGCGGACGAGCTGGAGGTCATCGGCGGGCTCCGGCACGGCCGTACGCAGGGCGGACCGATCGCGATTCGCATCGGCAACACCGAGTGGCCCAAGTGGGAACAGGTCATGGCCGCGGATCCGGTCGACCCCGAGGCGCTGGCCGCACTGGGACGCAATGAGCCCCTGACCCGGCCGCGGCCGGGTCACGCCGACCTGCCCGGTATGCAGAAGTACGGCTTCGACGAGTCGCGGCCCGTGCTGGAGCGGGCCAGCGCCCGCGAAACCGCCGCGCGAGTGGCCGTCGGCACCGTGGCGCGGCATTTCCTGCGCCAGACGCTCGGAGTGGAGCTGGTCAGTCACGTGGTCGGTCTGGGCGGTGTCGACGCCGACAGTGATCGGCTCCCCGGCCCGGAGGACCTCCCGGCCATCGACGACAACCCGGTGCGTGCTTTCGGCGACACCGTCACCGACAGGATGATGGCCGAGGTCGATGCGGCGAAGTCCGACGGCGACACCCTGGGGGGTGTGGTCGAGGTGATCGCCTACGGACTGCCACCGGGTGTGGGATCGCACGTGCACTGGGATCGCAAGCTCGACGCACGGCTGGCCGCGGCGCTGATGAGCATCCAGGCGATCAAGGGTGTCGAGATCGGCGAGGGCTTCGCCAATGCACGGCGGCGCGGCAGCCGGGCCCACGACGAGATGTACCCATCCGGCGGGGCGAACTGGGTGAGCCGGGCAAGCAACCGTGCAGGTGGTCTCGAAGGCGGGATGACCAACGGAGAGCCCCTCATCGTGCGCGCGGCCAAGAAGCCGATCTCCAGCCTGCCCCGCGCGTTGGCCACGGTGGATGTGCGCACCGGTGAACCCGCTCAGGCGATGCATCAGCGTTCCGATATCACCGCCGTTCCGCGCGCCGCCGTGGTCGCCGAGACAATGGTCGCTCTCGTACTGGCGGAAGCCGCGATGGAGAAGTTCGGTGGGGATTCGCTGGCCGAGACCCGGCGTAACGTCGAGGGGTACCTGACCTCGCTGGCCGAACGTGCCGACGACCGGAAGGGGCAGTGA
- a CDS encoding shikimate kinase — MGPCAVLMGPPGAGKTVVGRLLADRLDVSFRDTDADIERIAGKAIPEIFTADGESAFRALEEKAVATALAEHDGVLSLGGGAVLSESTRGRLVDQPVVFLSVGLTEGARRTGLSTARPLLAGVNPRATFKALLQARLPLYREVATCEVATDEIDPSGVVDRVIADLHPARAVRSSDE, encoded by the coding sequence ATGGGCCCGTGCGCCGTCCTCATGGGGCCACCCGGAGCGGGCAAGACGGTGGTCGGTCGATTGCTGGCGGACCGGCTCGACGTGTCGTTCCGGGATACCGATGCCGACATCGAACGGATCGCGGGCAAGGCCATCCCGGAGATCTTCACCGCCGATGGCGAGTCGGCGTTTCGGGCGCTGGAGGAGAAGGCGGTCGCCACGGCGCTGGCCGAGCACGATGGTGTGCTGTCCCTGGGTGGCGGTGCGGTGCTGTCGGAAAGTACCCGCGGGCGCCTGGTCGACCAGCCGGTGGTGTTCCTGTCGGTCGGGTTGACCGAGGGAGCGCGCCGGACCGGGTTGTCCACGGCCCGGCCACTGCTGGCCGGAGTCAATCCTCGCGCCACGTTCAAGGCGTTGCTGCAGGCGCGGCTGCCGCTGTACCGGGAAGTGGCCACCTGTGAAGTGGCCACCGACGAAATCGATCCCTCCGGAGTGGTCGACCGGGTCATCGCGGACCTGCACCCTGCGCGCGCCGTCCGCTCGTCCGACGAATAG
- the aroB gene encoding 3-dehydroquinate synthase: MTEPVRIRVDGGQPYEVVVGHGLLGELVDSLRDASVVALVHQPSITATVEAVRDELDGAGVDAHRVEIPDAEEGKSLAVAGFCWEVLGKMGMDRNGVVVSFGGGAVTDLAGFVAATWMRGVRVMHVPTTLLGMVDAAIGGKTGINTEAGKNLVGLFHEPSSVMVDLATLEGLPENELIAGMAEIVKAGFIADPQILELIESDPQAAVDPSGAVLAELVSRAIRVKADVVSTDLRESHLREILNYGHTLAHAIERRERYRWRHGAAVSIGLVFAAELARLAGRLDDETADRHRRVLDLLGLPTTYDPDALNQLLELMQSDKKTRSGVLRFVVLDGPAKPGRLEGPDPSLVAAAYSALASGGGRQGSNQEVFL; this comes from the coding sequence ATGACCGAGCCAGTGCGGATCCGCGTCGATGGTGGGCAGCCCTATGAGGTGGTGGTCGGTCACGGCCTGCTCGGTGAACTCGTGGACTCGCTGCGGGATGCCTCCGTGGTCGCCCTGGTACATCAGCCCAGTATCACGGCGACCGTGGAAGCCGTGCGTGACGAGCTCGACGGGGCGGGCGTGGACGCGCACCGCGTGGAGATTCCGGACGCCGAAGAGGGCAAGAGCCTGGCGGTCGCGGGCTTCTGCTGGGAAGTCCTCGGCAAGATGGGCATGGACCGCAACGGGGTCGTGGTCTCCTTCGGCGGTGGTGCGGTGACCGACCTGGCAGGCTTCGTCGCCGCGACCTGGATGCGCGGCGTGCGCGTGATGCACGTCCCGACCACGCTGCTGGGCATGGTCGATGCGGCGATCGGCGGCAAGACCGGTATCAACACCGAGGCGGGCAAGAACCTCGTGGGGCTGTTCCACGAACCGAGCTCGGTCATGGTCGACCTGGCCACCCTGGAGGGGCTGCCGGAAAACGAGCTCATCGCGGGCATGGCCGAGATCGTCAAGGCCGGGTTCATCGCGGATCCGCAGATCCTGGAACTGATCGAGTCGGACCCGCAGGCGGCTGTGGATCCGTCCGGTGCGGTGCTCGCGGAGCTGGTCAGCCGGGCCATCCGGGTCAAGGCCGATGTGGTCTCGACGGATCTGCGGGAATCGCACCTGCGGGAGATCCTCAACTACGGGCATACGCTCGCCCATGCGATCGAACGGCGGGAACGCTACCGCTGGCGGCATGGCGCCGCGGTGAGCATCGGCCTCGTGTTCGCCGCCGAGCTGGCCCGGTTGGCCGGGCGCCTCGATGACGAGACCGCCGATCGGCACCGGCGGGTGCTGGACCTGCTCGGGTTGCCCACCACCTACGATCCGGACGCGCTCAACCAGCTCCTGGAGCTGATGCAGTCGGACAAGAAGACCCGTTCGGGTGTCCTGCGTTTTGTGGTACTCGACGGGCCGGCCAAACCCGGAAGGCTGGAGGGTCCGGACCCGTCGCTGGTGGCGGCGGCCTACTCGGCGCTGGCTTCCGGAGGCGGCCGTCAGGGTTCGAACCAGGAGGTTTTTCTATGA
- the aroQ gene encoding type II 3-dehydroquinate dehydratase — protein sequence MRALVLNGPNLGRLGTREPGVYGSATHADLVALCERTARELGIEVEVRQTDHEGEMLGWLHEAVDQRLPVVLNAAAWTHYSVAVRDAAAQLTEPLIELHLSNVHKREEFRHHSYLSDIATGVIVGLGVRGYALALRWLAEPDA from the coding sequence ATGAGGGCGCTCGTGCTCAACGGCCCCAACCTGGGACGGCTGGGAACCCGCGAACCCGGCGTCTACGGCAGTGCCACGCATGCCGACCTCGTCGCGCTGTGTGAGCGTACCGCGCGGGAGCTCGGGATCGAGGTCGAGGTGCGGCAGACCGATCACGAAGGCGAGATGCTGGGCTGGTTGCACGAGGCCGTCGATCAACGCCTGCCGGTTGTGCTCAACGCGGCTGCCTGGACCCACTATTCGGTGGCCGTCCGGGACGCTGCTGCCCAGCTGACCGAGCCGCTGATCGAGCTGCATCTGTCGAACGTGCACAAGCGCGAGGAGTTCCGGCACCACAGCTACCTCTCGGACATCGCCACCGGCGTCATCGTCGGGCTGGGAGTGCGGGGTTATGCGCTGGCACTGCGGTGGCTGGCCGAGCCCGATGCCTGA
- a CDS encoding M24 family metallopeptidase has protein sequence MPESHGHRRTALRAHLREREVDAMLVTDLLNIRYLTGFTGSNAALLVHAEDEATAERRTVLCTDGRYRTQAGEQVPDLDHLIDRSSAPALARRVESDIAHHRRVGFESQHVTVDELDVLAEAAASAELVRTPGLVEQLRLIKDETEVEALRRACTAADRALADLIERGGLRPGRSEREVARDLEARMLDHGAAAPSFETIVAAGANSAVPHHRPDDTVLANGDFVKMDFGALVDGYHSDMTRTVVLGSPAEWQREIYDLVAAAQAAGREAVRTDADVRTVDSAARTVIADAGYGEQFLHGLGHGVGLQIHEAPALSQRGNGTIGSGMAVTVEPGVYLPGHGGVRIEDTLVVRPSTPELLTLTTKELVAI, from the coding sequence ATGCCCGAATCGCACGGACACCGACGTACTGCCCTGCGTGCCCACCTTCGCGAGCGCGAGGTGGACGCGATGCTCGTGACGGACCTGCTCAACATCAGGTACCTGACCGGCTTCACCGGATCCAACGCGGCGTTGCTGGTGCACGCCGAGGACGAGGCGACCGCCGAACGGCGCACCGTGCTCTGCACCGACGGCCGGTACCGGACCCAGGCGGGTGAGCAGGTCCCCGACCTCGACCACCTCATCGACCGGAGCAGCGCCCCGGCATTGGCCCGGCGTGTCGAGTCCGACATCGCTCACCACCGCCGGGTCGGATTCGAGAGTCAGCATGTCACCGTCGACGAGCTGGACGTGCTGGCCGAAGCGGCGGCTTCCGCGGAGCTGGTCCGCACGCCCGGCTTGGTCGAGCAGCTACGTCTGATCAAGGACGAGACCGAGGTCGAGGCGCTCCGAAGGGCCTGTACAGCCGCCGACCGAGCACTCGCCGACCTGATCGAGCGGGGTGGGCTGCGCCCGGGCCGAAGTGAACGGGAGGTCGCCAGGGATCTGGAGGCCCGGATGCTGGATCACGGTGCGGCAGCTCCGTCGTTCGAGACGATCGTGGCCGCTGGTGCGAACTCGGCCGTGCCGCACCATCGTCCCGATGACACGGTCCTGGCGAACGGCGACTTCGTGAAGATGGACTTCGGCGCCCTCGTCGACGGCTACCACTCGGATATGACCCGGACGGTCGTGCTGGGGTCACCGGCGGAGTGGCAGCGAGAAATTTACGATCTCGTCGCCGCAGCACAGGCCGCCGGGCGGGAGGCGGTCCGGACCGATGCCGACGTGCGGACGGTGGACAGCGCCGCGCGTACGGTGATCGCCGACGCCGGATATGGTGAGCAGTTTCTGCACGGACTCGGCCACGGTGTCGGGCTGCAGATTCATGAGGCACCGGCCCTGTCCCAGCGCGGGAACGGTACGATCGGAAGCGGGATGGCGGTCACCGTTGAGCCCGGTGTGTACTTGCCGGGACACGGCGGCGTCCGCATCGAGGACACGCTGGTCGTGCGTCCGAGCACGCCGGAGCTGCTCACCCTGACGACGAAGGAACTCGTCGCCATCTAG
- the efp gene encoding elongation factor P, producing the protein MATTNDLKNGLVLNLDGQLWSVTSFQHVKPGKGAAFVRTTLKNVLSGKVVDKTFNAGVKVDTANVDRSEMTYLYNDGADYVFMEPDTYDQVGVSPEVVGTAADYMLENSTVVVARHEGEPLYVELPASVELRVSHTDPGVQGDRSTGGSKPAELETGAEIQVPLFIETDEKIKVDPRDGRYLGRVK; encoded by the coding sequence GTGGCCACCACGAACGACCTCAAGAACGGGCTGGTGCTCAACCTCGACGGCCAGCTCTGGTCCGTGACGAGTTTCCAGCACGTCAAGCCCGGCAAGGGTGCGGCTTTCGTGCGCACCACTCTGAAGAATGTTCTGTCCGGCAAGGTGGTGGACAAGACCTTCAACGCAGGGGTGAAGGTGGACACCGCCAATGTCGACCGCAGTGAGATGACCTACCTCTACAACGACGGCGCCGATTACGTGTTCATGGAGCCCGACACGTATGACCAGGTCGGAGTATCGCCGGAGGTGGTCGGCACCGCGGCCGATTACATGCTGGAGAACAGCACCGTGGTCGTCGCCCGTCACGAGGGCGAGCCGCTCTACGTCGAGCTTCCCGCATCCGTGGAGTTGCGGGTCTCACACACCGACCCGGGGGTGCAGGGCGACCGTTCCACGGGCGGCAGCAAGCCCGCCGAGTTGGAAACAGGGGCGGAGATCCAGGTCCCGCTGTTCATCGAGACCGACGAGAAGATCAAGGTGGACCCGCGCGACGGCCGTTACCTCGGTCGCGTCAAGTGA
- the nusB gene encoding transcription antitermination factor NusB has protein sequence MGTRNQARKRAVEVLYEADLRELDPQEILAERVGSTEVPAVQEYTISLVSGIAEHRPRIDELIVEHAEGWTLSRMPIVDRAVLRLGLFELLWGEDVPAPVAINEAVELVKALSTDDSPRFVNGVLGRLAGISDRLRRSLSGAEHSTDEERERGLEQGADQG, from the coding sequence TTGGGCACGCGAAACCAGGCCCGCAAACGCGCGGTGGAAGTTCTCTACGAGGCCGACCTGCGTGAACTCGATCCGCAGGAAATCCTGGCCGAACGGGTCGGTTCGACCGAGGTTCCGGCCGTCCAGGAGTACACGATCAGCCTCGTCTCGGGGATCGCGGAGCATCGCCCGCGCATCGACGAGCTGATCGTCGAGCACGCCGAAGGCTGGACGTTGTCGCGCATGCCCATCGTGGACAGGGCCGTGCTGCGCCTGGGGCTGTTCGAACTGCTGTGGGGCGAGGACGTTCCCGCGCCCGTGGCGATCAACGAGGCCGTGGAACTGGTCAAGGCACTGTCCACCGATGATTCACCGCGCTTCGTCAACGGTGTTCTCGGCCGTCTGGCGGGGATCAGTGATCGCTTGCGCCGTTCCTTGTCCGGTGCGGAACACAGCACCGACGAGGAGCGCGAGCGCGGTCTTGAGCAGGGCGCTGACCAAGGCTGA